The Triticum aestivum cultivar Chinese Spring chromosome 3A, IWGSC CS RefSeq v2.1, whole genome shotgun sequence genome includes a region encoding these proteins:
- the LOC123062412 gene encoding protein MOR1 isoform X2 — MSTEDEKLLKEAKKLPWDERLQHKNWKVRNDANIDLAALCDSITDPKDARLREFGPLFKKAVSDSNAPVQEKALDALLAFQRAADADVSRYAKEVCDAICAKCLTGRPKTVEKAQAAFLLWVELEASEVFLESMEKAVKNKVAKAVVPAIDVMFQALSEFGAKVVPPKKILKMLPELFDHPDQNVRASSKGLTLELCRWIGKEPVKSILFEKMRDTMKKELEAELANVSGIAKPTRKIRSEQEKELEEEAVPETTGASTSEVAVPDAPMEIDEYDLVDPVDILTPLEKSGFWDGVKATKWSERRDAVAELTKLASTKKIAPGDFNEVSRTLKKLVTDVNLAVAVEATQAIGNLAKGLRTHFSGNSRNLLPVLLEKLKEKKPTMSEALTQTLEAMHKSGCIALLDVIEDVRVAVKNKVPLVRSLTLNWVAFCIETSNKATVLKLHKEYVPICMECLNDSTPDVRDSSFSVLTAIAKMVGMKPLERSLEKLDDVRKKKLSDMIGSATDTVLSSGTVPTSSSGAATSAREVTDSSTMRRSAASMLSGKKPIHAAAPAKKSGPAKSTAKKTDGGPQSKASAAPEIEDVEPSEMSLEEIEERLNSVVKTETISQLKSTVWKERLEAIGMLKQDVENLTELDKSAELLVRLLCAVPGWNEKNVQVQQQVIEVITYIASTVKKFPKRCVVLCLLGISERVADIKTRAPAMKCLTAFCEAVGPGFVFERLYKIMKEHKNPKVLSEGILWMVSAVEDFGTSNLKLKDIIDFCKDTGLQSSAAATRNSTIKLIGMLHKFVGPDIKGFLSDVKPALLSALDAEYEKNPFEGAAAPPKRTVRALDTASSTSAASSDGLPREDISSKITPALLKNLGSPDWKLRLESIEAVNKIVEEAHKRIQPTGTVDLFTALRGRLNDSNKNLVMATLSSIGVLASAMGPSVEKSSKGILADVLKCIGDNKKHMRECTLTALDSWVAATQLDKMVPYIAVALGDQKSGSEGRKDLFDWLSKHVSKMSDPAEALPLLKPSASSLMDKSSEVRKAAETFMNEVLKICGQAAVAKNLRDLPSPTMAIVAERLKLSSVHEGISDSVKMVTTSMSLPSKGGLKNVKPGLNDRSSNVGKAASQRGVPARASVTMISSQDSLQSQALFNIKDSNKVGQHQVLQLAKLYIRFLYLYLYLIVQEDRERRVLVRKFKFEEPRREQIDELKVDLFKHFREDVSLRLWNSDFKRQIDGIELLQKALPSSGKEVVELLDILLRWFVLRFCESNTTCLLKVLDFLPELFDGLKDQSYMLTEAEAAIFLPCLIEKSGHNIEKVREKMGELIKQMINIYSLPKLLPYILEGLRSKNNRTRIECVDIIGYFMDHNGTEVGGLLKNLPSVAALTAERDGEIRKAALNTLATAYKNLGDDVWRYVGKLSDAQRSMLDDRFKWKAREMDKRREGRPGDARAALRRSVRENGSDVAEQSGELVSRSMAGSMMPRENFGYADAHTVPRQMATAATGPADWREALDIVALGLPEQSVEGMKVICHELTQAVDPESSALDDLIKEADRLVSCLSVMVPKTFNFSLSGASSRSCKYVLNTLMQTFQIKRLAHAVKEGTLDNLITELLLWLLDERVPLMDDGSQLLKALNVLMLKILDNAERTSSFVVLINLLRPLDPSRWPSPTPSESLAVKNQKFSDLVVKCLIKLTKVLQSTIYEVDLDRILQSVHIYLQELGMEEIRRRAGADDKPLRMVKTVLHELVKLRGTAIKGHLSMVPIDAEPQPIILAYIDLNLQTLAAARMLTPSGPMGQTHWGDAASNAPNPSIHSTDAQLKQELAAVFKKIGDKQTCTIGLYELYRITQLYPKVDIFAQLQNASEAFRTYIRDGLAQVEKNAAAGRTPSSLPLSTPPPIASIPSPKFAPSPVHTKSISSKTDCNEDDAFRVQGDSDFRVQSDQQTDRFQSSGTLDALRERMKSIQAAAVGGNFDVAQTRPLSSMNGNTLHGGARVDGEPQTQSNIPPMDERALSGLQARMERLKSGSMEPL; from the exons ATGTCGACCGAGGACGAGAAGCTCCTCAAGGAGGCGAAGAAGCTGCCGTGGGACGAGCGGCTGCAGCACAAGAACTGGAAGGTGCGGAACGACGCCAACATCGACCTCGCCGCGCTCTGCGACTCCATCACCGACCCCAAGGACGCCCGCCTCCGCGAGTTTG GACCATTATTTAAGAAGGCGGTTTCGGATTCGAACGCGCCTGTGCAGGAGAAGGCGCTGGATGCGCTGCTGGCTTTCCAACGAGCCGCTGATGCTGATGTATCGAG GTATGCCAAGGAGGTGTGCGATGCGATATGTGCCAAGTGCCTCACTGGCAGGCCTAAGACTGTTGAGAAGGCTCAAGCTGCATTTCTCCTTTGGGTGGAGCTGGAGGCGTCAGAGGTCTTCCTT GAATCTATGGAGAAGGCTGTAAAGAATAAAGTGGCTAAAGCTGTTGTTCCTGCTATTGATGTCATGTTTCAAGCACTCAG TGAATTTGGAGCTAAGGTTGTACCACCTAAAAAAATTCTGAAGATGCTTCCTGAGCTATTTGATCATCCAGACCAGAATGTTCGAGCTTCTTCTAAAGGATTGACACTTGAGCTTTGTCGATGGATTGGCAAAGAGCCTGTAAAGTCAATTTTATTTGAGAAGATGAGGGATACAATG AAAAAAGAGTTGGAAGCAGAGCTAGCAAATGTCTCGGGAATTGCTAAGCCAACTCGCAAGATAAG ATCTGAACAAGAAAAGGAGCTTGAGGAGGAAGCTGTGCCAGAGACAACAGGCGCCAGTACTTCTGAAGTTGCAGTGCCAGATG CCCCTATGGAGATTGATGAATATGATCTTGTTGATCCTGTGGATATTTTAACCCCACTTGAAAAGTCTGGATTTTGGGATGGCGTG AAAGCAACTAAATGGTCGGAAAGAAGGGATGCTGTTGCAGAGCTTACTAAGCTTGCTTCAACCAAAAAAATTGCTCCTGGTGATTTTAATGAAGTTTCCCGAACACTTAAAAAG CTTGTTACAGATGTTAATTTGGCTGTTGCAGTGGAAGCTACCCAAGCAATAGGGAATTTAGCTAAAGGTTTAAGAACTCATTTTTCAGGAAATTCACGGAATCTGCTTCCTGTTTTACTT gaaaaactgaaagagaaaaagccAACCATGTCAGAAGCACTGACTCAAACACTCGAAGCAATGCATAAGTCTGGTTGTATTGCTCTTCTTGATGTGATTGAAG ATGTTCGGGTCGCTGTAAAAAACAAGGTCCCTCTTGTTCGATCCTTAACGTTGAACTGGGTTGCATTTTGCATTGAAACGAGCAATAAGGCAACTGTCCTAAAGTTGCACAAGGAGTATGTTCCTATCTGCATGGAG TGCTTGAATGATAGCACCCCAGATGTTCGAGATTCTTCGTTCTCTGTTTTGACTGCCATAGCTAAG ATGGTTGGAATGAAACCCTTGGAACGGTCCCTGGAGAAGTTAGATGACGTGAGGAAAAAGAAACTTTCAGATATGATTGGCTCTGCCACTGATACTGTTTTAAGTTCAGGGACAG TACCTACCTCAAGTTCAGGAGCTGCCACATCTGCTCGGGAG GTTACAGATAGCTCAACAATGAGGAGATCTGCTGCAAGCATGCTTAGTGGAAAGAAGCCTATCCATGCAGCG GCCCCGGCTAAGAAATCTGGACCAGCAAAATCAACTGCAAAAAAGACAGATGGCGGACCACAGTCAAAGGCTTCTGCTGCTCCTGAGATAGAAGATGTTGAG CCTTCAGAGATGAGtttggaagaaatagaggagagATTAAATTCTGTTGTGAAAACAGAGACAATTTCACAGTTAAAGAGCACTGTTTGGAAAGAGCGTCTTGAAG CCATTGGCATGCTAAAGCAGGATGTCGAAAATCTCACAGAACTTGACAAATCTGCCGAACTCTTGGTCCGTTTATTATGTGCTGTGCCTGGATGGAATGAAAAAAATGTGCAG GTTCAACAACAAGTTATAGAGGTCATCACCTACATTGCCTCAACTGTGAAGAAGTTCCCAAAGCGATGTGTCGTTCTATGCCTTCTTG GCATAAGTGAAAGGGTTGCTGATATAAAAACCCGAGCGCCTGCAATGAAATGTCTTACCGCTTTTTGCGAGGCAGTAGGTCCAGGGTTTGTGTTTGAGAGG TTATACAAAATAATGAAAGAGCACAAGAATCCGAAGGTTCTTAGTGAGGGTATTCTTTGGATGGTATCTGCCGTTGAAGACTTTGGGACTTCGAATTTAAAACTAAAG GACATAATCGATTTTTGTAAAGACACGGGTCTGCAATCTAGCGCTGCTGCAACCAGAAATTCAACTATCAAACTGATCGGGATGCTGCATAAGTTTGTAGGGCCAG ATATAAAGGGTTTCTTGAGTGATGTCAAACCGGCACTTCTCAGTGCTCTCGATGCTGAATATGAGAAGAATCCATTTGAG GGTGCTGCTGCTCCTCCGAAAAGAACAGTTAGAGCTTTGGACACTGCATCGTCTACGTCTGCTGCCTCATCAGATGGCCTGCCGAGAGAAGACATAAGTTCTAAGATAACGCCTGCTTTACTGAAAAATTTGGGGAGCCCAGACTGGAAG TTAAGGCTGGAGTCCATAGAAGCAGTCAACAAAATTGTGGAGGAGGCCCATAAGCGCATTCAGCCAACAGGAACAG TGGACCTGTTCACGGCGCTAAGAGGCCGTCTTAATGACAGTAACAAAAACTTAGTTATGGCGACCTTGTCATCGATTGGTGTTCTTGCATCTGCTATGGGTCCTTCTGTTGAAAAATCAAGCAAG GGTATCTTGGCAGATGTGCTGAAGTGTATTGGTGACAATAAGAAGCACATGCGAGAGTGCACTTTGACTGCTCTCGATTCCTGGGTTGCTGCTACTCAACTTGATAAGATGGTTCCATATATTGCAGTAGCTCTGGGTGATCAGAAAAGTGGTTCAGAAGGGCGAAAAGATCTCTTCGATTGGTTGTCTAAGCATGTCTCGAAAATGAGTGATCCAGCTGAGGCTTTGCCTTTACTGAAGCCGTCTGCATCTTCTTTGATG GATAAATCATCTGAAGTCCGTAAAGCCGCTGAGACTTTTATGAATGAAGTTCTCAAGATTTGTGGCCAAGCAGCG GTTGCAAAGAACTTGAGAGATCTGCCATCCCCTACTATGGCCATTGTAGCAGAGAGGTTGAAACTGTCCAGTGTGCATGAAG GAATATCTGATTCTGTAAAGATGGTGACAACAAGTATGAGTTTGCCATCAAAAGGTGGTTTGAAGAACGTCAAACCTGGCCTAAATGATCGCTCCTCAAACGTTGGCAAAGCTGCATCTCAA AGAGGAGTTCCAGCAAGGGCCTCTGTTACTATGATCTCTTCTCAAGACTCGTTACAGTCTCAGGCATTATTTAACATTAAGGACTCAAACAAGGTAGGGCAGCATCAAGTTCTGCAACTAGCAAAGCTGTACATTAGATTCTTATATTTGTATCTGTATTTAATTGTGCAGGAAGATCGGGAGCGACGGGTGTTGGTACGTAAATTCAAGTTTGAAGAACCACGGCGTGAGCAAATAGACGAACTGAAG GTTGATTTATTTAAGCATTTCCGAGAAGATGTTAGCTTGCGGTTATGGAACTCAGACTTTAAGAGGCAAATAGATGGTATCGAGTTACTACAAAAG GCACTTCCTTCAAGTGGCAAAGAAGTGGTTGAGCTTCTCGATATACTACTAAGATGGTTTGTCCTGCGCTTCTGTGAATCCAACACAACATGTTTGTTGAAG GTTCTTGACTTTCTTCCTGAGCTATTTGATGGTCTGAAAGATCAATCTTACATGTTAACGGAAGCAGAAGCTGCAATCTTCCTGCCTTGCCTTATAGAGAAG TCTGGTCACAACATTGAAAAAGTAAGAGAGAAAATGGGGGAGCTGATAAAGCAAATGATCAACATCTATTCTCTTCCAAAGCTGCTTCCCTATATATTGGAGGGGCTGCGCTCCAAGAACAACCGAACTAGGATAGAGTGTGTTGACATTATTGGATACTTCATGGATCATAACGGGACCGAG GTTGGTGGCTTGTTGAAAAATTTGCCATCTGTCGCGGCATTAACAGCAGAGCGGGATGGAGAAATCAGAAAAGCCGCTCTTAATACGCTTGCCACTGCTTACAAGAACCTTG GGGATGATGTATGGCGATATGTTGGAAAACTTTCAGATGCCCAAAGAAGTATGCTCGATGATAGGTTTAAGTGGAAG GCTCGAGAAATGGataagaggagagaaggaaggccTGGTGATGCCCGAGCAGCATTGAGGCGTTCAGTCAGAGAAAACGG ATCCGATGTAGCAGAACAGAGTGGGGAATTGGTTTCTCGTTCAATGGCAGGATCAATGATGCCAAG GGAAAACTTCGGGTATGCCGATGCCCATACGGTACCTAGGCAGATGGCAACAGCAGCGACTGGTCCCGCAGACTGGCGTGAAGCTCTTGATATTGTTGCATTAGGTTTGCCTGAACAG TCTGTTGAAGGAATGAAAGTCATATGCCACGAGCTAACTCAGGCGGTTGATCCTGAAAGCTCTGCGCTTGACGATCTCATTAAGGAAGCAGACAGATTAGTTTCATGCTTGTCTGTTATG GTTCCAAAAACATTTAATTTCAGCCTATCTGGGGCATCTTCAAGGTCTTGCAAATACGTTTTAAATACTCTCATGCAG ACTTTCCAGATCAAACGTCTCGCTCACGCAGTGAAGGAGGGTACACTAGATAACCTTATCACAGAGCTACTACTATGGCTTTTAGATGAGCGGGTTCCTCTTATGGATGATGGCAGTCAACTACTTAAGGCTCTTAATGTCTTGATGCTTAAAATCTTG GATAACGCCGAGAGAACTTCCTCATTCGTTGTACTAATCAATTTGCTGAGGCCCTTGGACCCTTCAAGATGGCCATCCCCTACCCCGTCAGAGTCCCTTGCTGTAAAAAATCAGAAGTTTTCAGATTTAGTTGTCAAATGCTTAATTAAGTTGACAAAG GTTCTTCAGAGTACAATATATGAGGTTGACCTTGATCGCATTCTTCAAAGTGTTCATATTTATTTACAAGAACTTGGAATGGAAGAGATACGGAGGAG GGCTGGAGCTGATGACAAGCCATTAAGAATGGTCAAAACTGTGCTGCATGAACTTGTAAAGCTACGAGGCACAGCAATAAAAGGTCACCTTTCAATGGTTCCTATAGACGCTGAGCCTCAGCCAATCATCCTGGCATACATTGATCTTAATCTTCAG ACCCTTGCAGCAGCTAGGATGTTAACCCCATCTGGACCTATGGGTCAAACTCACTGGGGTGATGCTGCATCGAACGCTCCAAATCCATCAATTCATTCAACGGATGCACAATTGAAG CAAGAGCTTGCTGCAGTATTCAAGAAAATCGGTGACAAGCAAACATGTACGATTGGTTTGTATGAACTCTACCGGATAACCCAGCTGTACCCAAAG GTTGATATATTCGCTCAGCTTCAGAATGCAAGTGAAGCATTTAGAACATACATCAGAGATGGGCTAGCTCAG GTGGAGAAGAATGCCGCAGCTGGCAGAACACCCTCTAGTCTTCCATTATCAACTCCACCTCCAATAGCATCAATACCCTCTCCAAAGTTTGCACCTTCTCCTGTTCATACAAAATCGATAAGTAGCAAAACGGATTGTAATGAAGACGACGCCTTCAGAGTCCAAGGAGACTCTGATTTTAGGGTGCAATCAGATCAACAGACCGATAGATTCCAATCCTCAG GGACATTGGATGCTCTCAGGGAAAGGATGAAGAGCATCCAAGCCGCAGCTGTAGGGGGCAATTTTGATGTAGCTCAGACTCGGCCACTGTCAAGTATGAATGGCAATACGCTCCATGGGGGGGCGCGAGTGGATGGTGAGCCACAAACACAAAGTAATATTCCACCCATGGACGAGAGAGCATTATCTGGGCTGCAAGCACGAATGGAGAGGTTAAAGAGTGGCTCTATGGAACCACTCTAA